A single Micromonospora sp. CCTCC AA 2012012 DNA region contains:
- a CDS encoding EamA family transporter — MAWGLLAGVAGVAGVVLLYRALAGGMMAVVAPVTAITAAVVPILAGLLTARSPGTLALCGAGLAVLAIALVSLGEGGVSGAVSPRVVGTALGAGALFGVFFALLGQAGEDAGMWPVAAVRLSSIAFGLALAARTGVSLRLDRRVLGWAAAAGLLDSAANALYLAAAARGHLSIIAAITSLYPASTVLLALVVDRERLRPVQVAGLGFAAGALVLASI; from the coding sequence ATGGCCTGGGGACTCCTCGCCGGGGTGGCCGGCGTGGCGGGCGTCGTCCTGCTCTACCGGGCGCTGGCCGGCGGGATGATGGCCGTCGTCGCGCCGGTCACCGCGATCACCGCCGCGGTGGTGCCGATCCTCGCCGGCCTGCTCACCGCACGCTCGCCCGGCACTCTCGCGCTCTGCGGCGCCGGCCTCGCCGTGCTGGCCATCGCACTGGTCAGTCTGGGCGAGGGCGGGGTCTCCGGCGCGGTGTCCCCCCGCGTGGTGGGCACCGCGCTGGGCGCGGGCGCGCTCTTCGGAGTCTTCTTCGCCCTGCTCGGCCAGGCCGGCGAGGACGCCGGCATGTGGCCGGTCGCCGCCGTACGCCTCAGCTCCATCGCCTTCGGTCTGGCGCTCGCCGCACGGACCGGCGTCAGCCTGCGGCTCGATCGCCGGGTGCTGGGCTGGGCTGCGGCCGCCGGTCTGCTGGACAGTGCCGCGAACGCCCTCTATCTGGCCGCCGCCGCCCGTGGGCACCTGAGCATCATCGCCGCGATCACGTCCCTCTACCCGGCCAGCACCGTGCTGCTGGCGCTCGTGGTGGACCGGGAACGACTCCGCCCGGTCCAGGTCGCGGGGCTCGGCTTCGCCGCCGGGGCGCTGGTGCTGGCGAGCATCTGA
- a CDS encoding carbon-nitrogen hydrolase family protein encodes MRVAVCQLNARDDRAANLAAAEALLVRAAAAGADLAVLPEYVDYLGPATGMPDPEPVDGAVGEFFAGVARRLGIWVVAGSFHEAGPDPAHTWNTSLVFDRAGALAASYRKIHLYDVEIPGRVSYLESATVAPGDQPVVVDVEGLRVGLSICYDLRFPELYRRLATDGGAHLLVVPAAFMMHTGRDHWEVLLRARAIENQCFVAAAGQTGDHEPGRTCFGRSMVVDPWGTVLGQVPDGPGLSVVDLDLDRLATIRDELPSLANRRL; translated from the coding sequence ATGCGCGTCGCCGTCTGCCAGCTCAACGCCCGCGACGACCGGGCGGCGAACCTCGCCGCCGCCGAGGCCCTGCTGGTCAGGGCCGCGGCGGCGGGCGCGGACCTCGCCGTCCTCCCGGAGTACGTCGACTATCTCGGCCCGGCCACCGGCATGCCGGACCCGGAGCCGGTGGACGGCGCGGTGGGGGAGTTCTTCGCCGGCGTCGCCCGCCGGCTGGGGATCTGGGTGGTCGCCGGTTCCTTCCACGAGGCCGGCCCCGACCCCGCGCACACCTGGAACACGTCGCTGGTCTTCGACCGCGCCGGGGCGCTCGCCGCCAGCTATCGCAAGATCCACCTGTACGACGTGGAGATCCCCGGCCGGGTGTCCTACCTGGAGTCGGCGACGGTGGCGCCGGGTGACCAGCCGGTGGTGGTGGACGTGGAGGGCCTACGGGTCGGTCTCTCGATCTGTTACGACCTGCGCTTCCCGGAGCTCTACCGACGGCTGGCGACCGACGGCGGGGCCCACCTGCTCGTGGTGCCGGCGGCGTTCATGATGCACACCGGTCGGGACCACTGGGAGGTTCTGCTCCGGGCCCGGGCGATCGAGAACCAGTGCTTCGTGGCGGCGGCCGGCCAGACCGGGGACCACGAGCCGGGGCGGACCTGTTTCGGCCGCAGCATGGTCGTCGACCCGTGGGGCACCGTGCTCGGCCAGGTCCCCGACGGACCGGGGCTCTCGGTGGTCGACCTCGATCTGGACCGGTTGGCCACCATCCGCGACGAGCTGCCCAGTCTGGCCAACCGGCGGCTCTGA